The genome window AGATCTCattaacaaaatttaaaattcacTGAAAACCTGCATCATGTCACCAAAATATTATTAGAATTTCATGTGGCCGCTAAAAAGCATTCAGCTTCTTTTgcatttattcaaatgaaatggcatgtgtgtttatatgtttgtttgtttttagtaaacCCACTatgaattcataaaaaataGCTAGGATCTGCACAAACATGATTCTGGGAGCAGCTCTTTTGTCATCTAGTTATTCTAAGGTTCTTTCATCAATCAGTGATTGATGAAAGAATCATCAATCATCCAATGCCTTggaaaaatggcattttttctgtttctttagcagcagaaaacttgtttttttcatacaatGAAGTAGAACATATTTTATGTAGCTTAAGTTATTAAAGTGGTCTGAAatgtttgtcattatttttacaaacagtgagtatgttattattttaaaaaaaattatgacataACTAAAATGTACATTGTATATTGCTGTTGTGTGAGAATGGAGCCGATGATAACCACATCCAGGAGAGGTCTCaacatttaaatgtctgctCATCTGTAGATAAACTTTGCTTTGATGTGTGTGATTTGCAGTTCTCAGGGAGTGTGAGGCATTATGACATGGAGGACGGCAGGGATTGGGGCGGGGCGGGGCGGGGGGGCagacagtcagaaaaaaacaaacttgtctTAGGCTTCTGTCAGGACCTTTAATTAATCCAGATTGATCATGGGGTTGTGTGTTCAGCTGGAAGTCTGGAActaaatgtttgatgtttgtcATACCTGAGCAGTACGCATAAAGGTGTGTGTCGGGTATTTGTCTCGTACTCAGCAATATCTTGTTGAGCTTTGTGCTGCCGTTCTCATGGTgggattttaaaatgcatttaatgctTTTGATATAAGCACAGTTTGCTGTCATCCTCCACACACTGATATAAGCATCAGATTCTGCTGAACATCATAGTTCTAAGATTAGAAACTGGAGGATTGTAAAGTGGCTTTGCTCTTCTCGCTCCCACAGACTGAGtcgctgcttctgctgctgagTATCGATCCTAGGTGTACAAGAGACATGCAACGTTCAGgactgctttgtgtttaattagAGTTTTTTTCCCAGCTCCATAACATTGTCTAAACAGCACAGACTTAAACataaattttctgtttaaagctCTGAAGTTCCTCCAAAGCTCTAATTTTAAAAGAAGACTGGAAAACAGAACcctacttttattattttcgTAACGAGTCTCTGTGAAATGACAGTTTCCAAATATAACTCAAAGGCATCTCTGTGACATTCCTCCAAAGGCTACAAGGATAAAGTTAGCTTCTCAGGAAACATTAGAGCCCTGGAGTGTTTGAGGCCTCTGGCAAGTTGGAGGCAGAGCCCAAAGCACCATACAAGGAGTGGGAGCATTTCTGGAAATATGAGGGAATTCAAAGAAATCAAACTGagaaatcaaaatgttaaagaaCGTCAGGTGAGTTGATTAGttaaagacaaaaggaaaaatcattttcatctcCCTATAATatcattttttggggggtgggagttttttttctttttgctttagttGGTTCCAGTATTCAGGATAATACGTTAGACACACTGTTTTATCTCAGTTTAAGCTTACacctaaaacaaacaacaaaaaaactgatagTAAACTACAATTTTACCCATGAACACATAAAGCTTATTAATGTCTTTTTCTACACTCCTGAAATGGTTTACAATAGAAATGTCCTTTATTGTCCCAGACTGGGGAAGTTCACGTGCAACAGGAGCATTAAGTTATGTCACAAAGTgttgaaaagataaaacaaacaagattaGTAATGCTACTAACAATAATATAGCCGACAGTACtagattttaatataaaaatacctGTAGTTAAATATGAAGATATTTATATTATGAATAAATCTGAACCTGTCATAATTGACTAAGTTAAGGTGTTAAAACAGGTTattgtaaaatggaaaatgattaTCATTTCCTAAAGACTCTTTCAGTGGCATTAAAATAGGATCATATAACTACAGTACATTGAAAGAAGATTTGCTGCTCTAAATGCACTTTTGAGACTTCCATATTTATACAAAAGAGCTGAAAGGCACTGTATAAATCTGGACAGCAGTGATGTGGAGCACTAATGGAAAGGCAGACTGGAACTGAATTTCTAACACAAATAAGCTTTAATAGTTTGATTGCATAATAAAGCTTTGGCTGTTGGATTATTTATTACACATTGTACCTCCTTTGTATTCAGCTGAAGAAGCTTGTCCATTTTTAAACTGACACTTACTGGACAGTTTAAAGAGTTTCACTTACTTCACATCAAAACATGTCACAGATGTAAACTTCATGGGCTTAGTTCAACATTAATTTGACTGAGTTTATGTGGGTAactacttatttatttaatttccagCAAAGTAGGACAGTCCTGTAGTAGGTCTGTTTTTAATCGTTGCTACTTCacttctccatccatccatctttggTCTATACCTGCTGCATCAGGGAGGCGGAGCCTTTCTCCAGAGCTGATTGGACGAGAGGCCTGGCCCACCCTGGACAGATCACCAGGACAACAAAggacaacacaaaaacaaccaggGCAAACAtccatgcacaaacacactcttTGTAACATGCATGGGGAGAACATGCAgctccatgcagaaaaacattcaggacTGGCCCCCTCCATTTATGgtatttcaaagtaaaaataaaaaaaatgtgacattaataaaaagacaaaacataccaggtatcttcttccacatttgattttattatatgaagtgtttgattttttgtgttttactgttgTGTATGGAACCAAAGATGCAACGTTTCTGTGGTGAACCTGAACCTCCACTCTcttcccctccctccctccagaCTACAACAAAAGTGCAAAATCTCCCTCTCAGTCACTGATACATCATATGTCTTGCAGAAAGACTCCCCCGAGTCACGCTAACCCTTAGTGATGAACATTAGTCGCCGGCTCCAACCGGCACATAAGACACGTGGAGTTCATGTAAACAGAAAGACGAGCAGCAGCGAACAATTAGGAGGACTCAAACATCTTCTTCCTGTCGGCCTTGTCCTCAATGTTCTTACGCCAGTCACCCACTGCTTCTGCTGGCTGTGGAGCACAGAAACATCTTTTTCTAATTGCAATATACATGTCTACGAAAGCATCACAGACATAAGAACAGTGATAATAGTTTTTTGTGTAGAGTGAAATTTTGATAAAAACTTGTGTCTCACCTCCTCTTTGACCTCCTTCTTGACCTGCTTCAGGTTGGCCCTCAGGTCCATGTTGACCGTGTGTTTGGAGCCCAGCAGAGCCTTCAGCATGGCGTCGGCGGACATACGCACCTTCTTCAGGGCGGGCTTCTTCACTCCAACCAGATCCACCACTTTGATTTTTAGTTCTTCAATCTACGAGCAAATATGACACTTGATTTTTCTGCCGTTTAGaccttttgttgtgtttttgtggtcaCATGTGACCCACCTCTTTGTCTGCCTTTTGGACTTTGGCCTCAATGTCGTACCTTTCCTCATCTATCTTATCTATGGCAGCATGGATCTTCTTGCAGAGCTCCTGTTGACACAAAATCAGAATAATATATAACATAAtaacaatgacatttttttttacctggacTGTTTTATATCACatctaatgaaaaataaaaactcttgtCATGAAGGAAGATCTGCGGCAGAGCTCATGTTAGGGTGTGGACCTGCTTACTTCTATTGATTTCTACAACATTGCAACTACCTCTTTAGTTTGTGTTCTAACTAATCCTACAACCTTTATAAGCACTGTAACTTTTATAAGTACTATATTTTATGTGGTTCCATGTCTCAAAATGGAGCCATATTATAAATTCAGCATGCTTGTACAACATGTAACCAGGATAATTGATTGTGTTCATCTGTCAAATTCTGATTTGTTAGTGAATGTagatggaaaaacagaaaaaactagTAAGAAATGGGCTGGCAAAGATTTTGTTGTAGAAACTGGATATCCGTGCTCTGTCATTCCACCAACATGTTGTCATGATTCATAGTTACATCTACTTATGGAAACTCTAAGTCCACTACCTCTAGGCTTTTGTTGTTCAGAGGTCAGAATCTGAACTTACTTAAACATGAACAATCAAGAAACCTTTGCGGTACATGTAAGAATCTttttgaaatcaaattaaagtgTCACTGCTTCTCTCAGCTGTCTACCTTCAGCAAATGTTGCCCTTTTTTATTCTTCGATGGCTGGACTTACTTCCCTTCCCATATTTCCAGACCTATGGGAGTCTTAGGTCTGGAAATATCTTCATAcaaatttgtttatgtttgcgGCCGGTGACTCACCATGAGCGTAGCCTGATCTCCACTCGTGTCTGAAGGAGGACAGTTCTCAGCCATGTAGGCCTCTTTGGCCTCGGCTCtctccttcttttccttctccagcCAAGTCTGAGCAACCTGCAGAACCAGGCTCTGTAGAAGGAAACACCACCAAACACACAAtctagttttatttcttctgccATCCTAATTTATCTAAATCTGTAAATTGAATTTGTCATGGGATACAGAAGACCAGTGTTGTATGgataattattttgtctttattaattAACTGTCTACAAGATGTTGATTTTCCAACTTCTGTAGCAGCAGGCTTGTGAGATGGGGTGTGCGCacgcgcgtgtgtgtgtttgatacCTTTAGGTGGTGCCGACGGCTGGATGTCATCTTTTTCCTGTTTGGATAGATTTTTCATAGTCACAATGTCACTGTtgaggaaaaactgaaactttccaaaatgcattttcttgaaaaagaaaaaaaaaacacaaaaaaaccccacaaaaactGTGACATCTAATCAGTTTAACTTTTTGGGTAGAGACTGCAAACTGACAACAGTCACGAGAGAAGACTTTTAAACTTACTCTGACATCTTGATGGCGTTTGTAGTTCACAATCTGCATCAAAACACACATGAATTACAGGAAATTTATGAGTGCATTTGACCTCTGCTGCTGGAGCCAAAACATCAGCTGTCAGAGATCAGCATGACGGACACTGATGCACAGCAGAATTTGTAACGTAATGCGATCTGAGGCCGCAGCTGAGAAACAGCAACATAGACGGAACTAAACTGGGAAGGTCCAGCTCTAGTGTCACTTCTTTTTCAGACACCATCCGATCATGTAAAATCATTCTATACAGCAATGCCAGTCAGCCAAGGTCCAACATGTCGCTTTTATGTCCAATTAATGGATGGTCCATGATGATGAAAAGAAGACGTTTTACTGATCCAATGAGGTCACATTGCTTTTCTCTATCAGCatgttgagaaaaatgttttaagtgaaaagaactagtattattagtattatccttgttattattttttaatgggtagaagtacattttatttcaaatttagcTGAATTATTCACcacaaaatgcattatttttaggAACATTAAGTAAACAGAATCTGAATTTCTACATTTGAATCTAAAAGCAAGAAAGATGTCCtgcaaaatgaatcaaattttcCTCATTGTCAACTAACAGGGTTGAAGGAAAATGTCATTGAGAAAAACATACACTTTGATGAACTTTGGCAATTTAACTAACCATTTCCAAAAAGCACAGACTTCTTTTAACGAAGGGattatataattaaaaacattatcttttgaaaaaaaaagtcctgatAGACAACcatcatttaaaagaaatacaagtaGACCAGGTATAAAACGTTTAAGGCATACACTTCATCCTGTTGAGCTGCAAACTGATTTTGAAACACATTAAGGTAAAAGATGTCGGAAGAAAGTTGCATGTGTCCTAGAAGCATGGCGAGAGAGAAGTTAGGGAGTCAGAATTGGTCAAAGGTGAAGTAGCCTGAAATGATGTCACCTAAAGTCACCACTCTGCTTCACATTTTCTGGCTTCCTGTTTAAAGTAAAGGATGCTGCTCTCAAAAAGACtggagaaagtaaaaaaaatgttagagttCTCACCTATtgagagagagggaaggaggACAAGACACACTTGTTGGAAGAAAAGCGGACACTGCCAAAGCCACGGacagagaaaaattaaatacGTATATATGGTGGCCTGAGATGCCTCAGCAGAATGCTGAGAGCCTCTTTATGGAAATGAATTTCAAAGTCAGACCAATGGCCCTGCGAGCTCCTGAAATACACCCAGCCCAGCCCCACTGCAAGCCGCCCCCGTCTTCCGACTGAGCTCATAGCTCCTTCCACCAAGTTTACTGTCGATGGATAACTAGACATTACTCACATAGAAACTTTGAGATATAAGAAGGGAAATTGTTGCTTCTTTGCAAGTGAGCAGAGTACAATAACTAACTGGCTAATTACTCATTTGTCTGGTAGCTGTAGAAGACAAACCAACGTCAGTGTTAGTGGAATATCAGTCCATGCTGTCTCCCAGTGGAGACAGTCCATGCTGTCTCCCAGACAGTCCAGATTAGCAATGTCCCAATGCTAATCTGAATGTCCCAGATTAGATTTGCCCAAACTGTATAATCCCCTTTTTGCGACCCATTGTTGTGATGTAGAAACCTGAAACTTGGGCTTCAGGGGCCTTCAGGTCTTGTGTTCCTACCTAAACCTCACCGTGTGCCCCTCACATTCCATAACACTTAAAGCATCTGCAGTTTCCCTCAATGCAGCGCAGTCTGAACAAAAGCATCTTCCCAAACCACAAAGATCCCTTCAGCCCACAGAGACAAAGGCATGTCGTACTGACAGTGAGAGAATCCCCATGTTCAATGGTTAGGGGTTCCAAAAGAGGCTTATTAGGATTGGCAACATTGTCGCAGTTCATTTAATTGACCTTTTACTGGAAATGATCAAAGTAAATCCTACATTATGTTATGTGTCTATTCGTCAATAATCACCAGTGTGTCAGTTTGAATGATGTGATCTAtcaagtaaataaaagcagcaacaaacaaaattactcatatttcaaagcatttatttctacTGCTTTCATGAAAACTGGTACATTCTGATGTGATGTTTCTCAGCCAGTAGTTATACTCTCACAGGAGTATAGTGTGCTCACAGACAATTAGAAAAGCAAGACAGAGTGCTCCGCTCTGGGCCCTGACAGGGGATACAGAGGTGCACCCCGTCAGTCAGACCTGTCTCCCCTGCTATCATCTGCCACAGTCCTGCAGAGTTTTAGGAGGACTCAAACATCTTCTTCCTGTCGGCCTTGTCCTCAATGTTCTTACGCCAGTCGCCGATTGCTTCTGTTGGCTGGATCATACAACAAGGAATTGTTAATacacaaaactgacaaaacatgTCTAGCGCTTGAAATAAGTAAGAACTCAACAGATTTCTGTGAAATGAAAAAGAGCTCCATTGATTTCTTTAGAGTTTCTTGGCTGGAAAAGTCTTGTGttgtttactgtaaaatatGTCCTctagtactttaaaaaaaagtatgattACTACTCTTGATTTGTTATTAGTTATAAAAAAGAGGATTGTACATAAAGTGCAATACGTAGCTAAGGCATTAAAGCAAAGTTCATTAGCAGTCACGGCTGTTTGGTAGACGTTAAAGGTGCAAAACAGTGAAAACCTGATGCCAATTTTCTTTGTTAGAGCTTTGAGCCTCACCTCCTCTTTGGTCTCCTTCTTGACCTGCTTCAAGTTGGCCCTCAGGTCCATGTTGACCGTGTGTTTGGAGCCCAGCAGAGCCTTCAGCATGGCGTCGGCGGACATACGCACCTTCTTCAGGGCGGGCTTCTTCACTCCAGCCAGATCCACCACCTTCAGCTTCAGATCCTCAATCTGGGGACAAAGAAATGCTTATTcacataataaacaaaatctaCATGTTAGTGACATATTTACCAATGAATGCAATGTTCAACACATAAAATGCAGAGGTTATACATGTTGCCTAAGGTTACACATTGCTGGAAACATCTGTCATTTCCTGACAGAGGTTTGTGTTCACACCAACCTGCAGCGCAATGCTCTGTATATCTCTCtaatgttgttgttattgttgttgtagGAGCTTTTATACCTGAATGGCTGTGACAAAGTTGTACCAAGTCGTACCGCTGCagccaaaagaaaaattcaactGCCTAAGTACTGAGGCCTCTAAGTTTTAGGCCAAAAAATGCCAAACTaa of Xiphophorus couchianus chromosome 4, X_couchianus-1.0, whole genome shotgun sequence contains these proteins:
- the LOC114143138 gene encoding troponin I, fast skeletal muscle-like is translated as MSEKKMTSSRRHHLKSLVLQVAQTWLEKEKKERAEAKEAYMAENCPPSDTSGDQATLMELCKKIHAAIDKIDEERYDIEAKVQKADKEIEELKIKVVDLVGVKKPALKKVRMSADAMLKALLGSKHTVNMDLRANLKQVKKEVKEEPAEAVGDWRKNIEDKADRKKMFESS